The DNA segment GACGGCCCGATACCGGGCGCCGGCCTCGTCGTCGGCCTCGATCGCTCCCCGGACCGACTCGGGAATCCAGTCCCGGTCGTCACCCTCGGCGTCGCCGCCTACCTCCTCGGGGAGATACCGCCGGTACACCGGCAGGCGCTCTCGGAGCGGGACACCGGCCTCGTCGGCGATGTCCTCCAGTTCCCGGAGGGCGGGCCACTCGTAGTCGGGGTTGATGTAGTCGTCCGTGATGGGCGACACCCCGCCCAGGTCGTCGACGCCGCAGTCGAGCAGTTCGCGGGTCGGCGAGAGGTTCGGCGGCACCTGGACCGACACCTCCTCGGGCAGGCAGTACCGTGCCATCGCCACGACCCGGCGCATCGTCTCGACCGAGGGCTTCTCGAAGCGCGAGCGCTCGTTGGGCACCACGTTCTGGACGATGACCTCCTGGACGTGGCCGTAGCGCTCGTGGAGTTCGCGGATGGCGAGCAGGCTCTCGGCCCGGTCGCGCCAGTCCTCGCCGATGCCCACCAGGATGCCGGTGGTGAACGGGACGCCGAGTTCGCCCGCGGTCCGGATGGTGGCCAGTCGCTGGCCGGGCGACTTCACCCGCGGGCCGGCGTGGGCGTCGACGTCGGCGGTCGTCTCCAGCATCACGCCCATCGAAGCGTTGACGTCGGCGACCAGTTCCATCTGCTCGCGGGTCTGGTCGCCGGGGTTGCTGTGGGGAAGGAGTCCTTCGTCCAGCGCGAGTTCGCAGACCTCCCGGAGGTAGGAGTGGATGGAGTCGTGGTCCCACTCCGCTAGCTGGTCGTGAATCCGGTCGTAGCGGTCGTCGGGGTCGTCGCCGAACGTGAAGAGCGCCTCCGTACAGCCGGCGTCGGCGCCGGTCCGGAGGACGTCCCGCACCTCCTCGCGCGAGAGTAGCGACGCCTCACCCGGCGCGTCGAAGTAGGTGCAGTAGGTGCAGGTGTACCGGCAGGCGGTCGTCAGCGGAACGAAGACGTTCTTCGCGAAGGTGAGTTCGTCGGCCGGGGAGACGTCCTCGGGTCCGACGGCGAGCAAGCGTTCGACGTCGGCGTCGTCGGGCGAAACCTCCACGTCGTACTCGGCAGCCCCCGGAATCATCGTCGTGACGTTTCGGCGCGGGCCGGAAAACGGTTGCTACTCCCGGACGGCGCGGACCCGACCGCCGTCGGTCGAGAGGACGAATCCGGCGTCGGCGAGCCACGCGCAGGCTCGACCGTCGGAGTGTACCAGCACCTCCGCCAGGTCGACTCGCTCGTCGACGTCGGTCGCTAGCCGGTGGGAGTCGACCGTGGCGACGGACGCATCTACCTCGCGTGCGCGCGCGAGGTGGTCGAGGTAGGACGCGCCGTGGTAGTCGGTCCGGAACTCCGGGTGGGCGACGACCATCGCGTTCGTCCCGCCGCCCCGGCCCGGCGCGAGCACGACGTCGGCCCCCTCGTCCGGGTCGGTCGCGCGGCTCGCGTCGAACAGCCGCGAGAGCGCCTCGGGGGTCGCCAGCGCGAGGTCGGCCATCACGACGGCGACGGGATCGTCCGTCTCGGCGAGCGCGGCGTCGACGGCGGGCGTGAGCGCCCGCTCGTCGACCGTGACCGGGGCGTCGGCGGCCACCGGCGCGGTTGCAAGGACTTCGGGTTCGCGGCCGGCCGCCCGGACGGTCGCTAGCACGTCGGCCAGCATCGCCGCCGCGAACTCGACGCGCTCCTCGGGCGAGAGCGCGTCGGCTAGGCGGGTCTTGGGCTCCTCGGCGGCGTAGGGAACGACGACTCGCATGGGACTCGTTTCGTCTCTGAGTTCCGTCGGCTTGGCTTAAGAGACTGTGGAATGGCGGCGGGTCTGGAATCGAGTTCCAACCTCACCGCGACCGTGAAACCGTGGCTGCGACCGCGACCGCACCGCAGACCGTGACTCACACGACTCGAATGAAGACCGCCACCGCAGGCCACTCATCTGCATCGGGAGTAGCTAGCGACTCGTCTTCGAATCACCGTCCTCATACTGCTCTCTATGCATCATCTCATTACCGACGCAATCACTCAGCAGCGTCGAGAGTCGCGAAAAAGGTAGTCGGAAAACGAAGCCCGCAGTCGGCGCGACGCCGGAACTCCGAGGTA comes from the Halorussus vallis genome and includes:
- the cofG gene encoding 7,8-didemethyl-8-hydroxy-5-deazariboflavin synthase subunit CofG gives rise to the protein MIPGAAEYDVEVSPDDADVERLLAVGPEDVSPADELTFAKNVFVPLTTACRYTCTYCTYFDAPGEASLLSREEVRDVLRTGADAGCTEALFTFGDDPDDRYDRIHDQLAEWDHDSIHSYLREVCELALDEGLLPHSNPGDQTREQMELVADVNASMGVMLETTADVDAHAGPRVKSPGQRLATIRTAGELGVPFTTGILVGIGEDWRDRAESLLAIRELHERYGHVQEVIVQNVVPNERSRFEKPSVETMRRVVAMARYCLPEEVSVQVPPNLSPTRELLDCGVDDLGGVSPITDDYINPDYEWPALRELEDIADEAGVPLRERLPVYRRYLPEEVGGDAEGDDRDWIPESVRGAIEADDEAGARYRAVLDR
- the cofC gene encoding 2-phospho-L-lactate guanylyltransferase; the encoded protein is MRVVVPYAAEEPKTRLADALSPEERVEFAAAMLADVLATVRAAGREPEVLATAPVAADAPVTVDERALTPAVDAALAETDDPVAVVMADLALATPEALSRLFDASRATDPDEGADVVLAPGRGGGTNAMVVAHPEFRTDYHGASYLDHLARAREVDASVATVDSHRLATDVDERVDLAEVLVHSDGRACAWLADAGFVLSTDGGRVRAVRE